In Pseudomonas grandcourensis, the DNA window GCCGCCAACGTCAAGGACCCGACCCAAGCGTGTGGTTTGGGCTGGAGTTTCGAGCAAGCCACGTTGCGCAACCCGGATGGTCCGGCGCTGTTGCAAGGCGACGTAACGCTCAGTTACTCCGAGGTCAACCAATGGGCCAATCGCATCGCCCATCACCTGATCGGCCAAGGCATCGGCAAGGGCGATGTGGTGGCGGTCTTCATCGAGAACCGCCCGGAACTGCTGGTGACGATTCTGGCGGTGGCCAAGGTCGGCGCGATCAGTGCGCTGCTCAATACCTCGCAGACCCGCGATACCCTGGTGCACAGTGTGAATCTGGTGGCGCCGGTGGCGATCATTGTCGGTGAGGAACTGGTCCCGGCGTACCTGGCGGTGCGTGATCGGGTGTCGATCAAGGCCGACCGAACCTGGTTTGTCGCCGATCAGGACACCTCTCGTCAACCGGGTATCGCGCCTGAAGGTTTCATCAACCTGATGACCGTCAGTCTCGATGACGCCAGTGACAACCCGGCCAGCAGCCGGCAGATTTTCTTCGACGATCCCTGCTTTTATATCTACACCTCGGGCACCACGGGGCTGCCCAAGGCCGGCGTGTTCAAGCACGGACGCTGGATGCGCAGCTCGGCGAGCTTCGGCATGATCGCCCTGGACATGCGCCCCGACGATGTCGTCTATTGCACCTTGCCGCTGTACCACGCCACGGGCCTTTGCGTGTGCTGGGGTTCGGCCGTCAGCGGTGCCAGCGGGTTCGCTATCCGCCGCAAATTCAGCGCCAGTCAGTTCTGGAACGACGCGCGCAAGTACCGGGCGACCACCATCGGTTATGTCGGCGAACTGTGCCGCTACCTGGTCGATCAACCGCTCTGCGCCGACGACAGCCGGCACGATGTGAAGAAAATGATCGGCAACGGCTTGCGTCCCGGCGCCTGGTACGAGTTCAAGACTCGCTTTGCGGTGAATCACATCTGCGAGCTGTACGCCGCCAGCGACGGCAACATCGGTTTCACCAACATTCTCAATTTCGACAATACCATCGGTTTTTCCCTGATGTCCTGGGAGCTGGTCGCGTACGACCATGACAGCGGCGCGCCGATTCGTCAGGCCAATGGCCTGATGCGTAAGGTCGCCAAGGGCGAGCAGGGGTTGTTGCTGGCAAAAATCGACGACAAGGCTCCGCTGGATGGCTACACCGATCCGCAGAAAACCGCCAAGGTCGTACTTGAGGATGTGTTCGAAAAGGGCGACCGCTACTTCAACACCGGCGACTTGTTGCGCAACATCGGTTTTGGGCATGCGCAGTTTGTCGACCGCCTAGGCGACACTTACCGCTGGAAGGGCGAAAACGTCTCGACCACGGAGGTCGAAAACATCCTCCTGCAACACCCGCTTATTTCCGAAGCCGTGGCCTATGGCGTGGAAATCCGCAACACCAATGGCCGGGCCGGGATGGCGGCGATCACTCCCGCCGAATCCCTGGCAACCCTGGACTTCAGTGAGTTGCTGGCCTTCGCCCGCGAGCAAATGCCGGCCTATGCAGTGCCGTTGTTCCTGCGGGTAAAAGTGAAAATGGAAACCACCGGGACGTTCAAATATCAGAAGACCCGACTCAAGGACGAGGCCTTCGACCCGGGTAAAACCGGCGATGACCCGATCTATGCCTGGCTGCCGGGGACGCAGACTTACGTGCAGGTCACGGAGCAGTTGTTGTCCGACATTCACGGCGGCAAGTACCGCTATTGAATCTGGCTATGGCGGCCCATGAGAAAAAACAAGTGACAGTGCCGGGGGCGCTCGGGAAACTGTCGGCTTTTACGAATGACAGAAAAGGGAGTGCCCAATGTCAGACAAAAGCCGCCAGATGACCCCCGAAGAAGCCGCCGAATTCACCGAACAGGTATTCAACAAGGCACGGGAGGGCGATGCGGCAATGATGGCCGCGCTGCTGACCAAGGGTTTGCCGCCGAACCTGCGTAACCACAAGGGCGATACCCTGCTGATGCTGGCCGCGTATCACGGTCATGTGGACACGGTAAAAGTCCTGCTGGAGCACAAGGCCGACCCGGAGATCCGTAACGACAACGGCCAGAGCCCGATTGCCGGCGCCGCCTTCAAGGGCGACCTGGCGGTAATCAAGGCCTTGGTCGATGGCGGCGCCCAGGTTGAAGGCTCGTCCTTCGATGGCCGCACGGCGCTGATGATGGCGGCGATGTTTAACCGCGTCGAAGTGGTCGATTACCTGATCAGCAAGGGCGCCGACCCGAAAGCCAAGGACGCCAATGGCATCACCGCGTTGGAAGCGGCTAAAACCATGGGCGCTTCCGATACCGTTGCGCAGCTTGAGAAGCTGATTGGCTGATTGCTTAAAAAGATCGCAGCCTTCGGCAGCTCCTACAGGCTTACACCACTCAATGTAGAGGCTGCCGAAGGCTGCGATCTTTTTTGGGCATTCGAATCTATCCTTGCGGTATCCTTCGCGCCCTCAAAATTCACCTCGCTACAGGATCCTCCCCATGAAAGTCGCACTCGTCGAACTCATCAGCAAAATCAGCTCCGGGTGCATGGGCGAAGACGAAATCCTCAAGGTCGCGGACGAAGCGGCCCGGGCCTACGCTGATCCTGAGACTTTTCTGACAGCCAATCCGGACATCAACTACGACGAAACCTTCCCGATCCCGCTGGGTGAGTGGGTGGTGGTCGGCAGCCTGCCGGAAACGGTGCTGTTCCAGGCTGACACCTACATGGACCTGTTCGCGCAGATCGTCGCCTCGTTCGGCCCGGGTGTGGAGTTCAATCTCAAGCCCAAGCAACTGGCCAAGACCGAAGCCCTGACCGCGCTCAACCGCATCCAGGTGCAGATGAGCAGCATGAACAAGGAAAACGGTGGTTACACACTGGTGAACTTCAGCCAGTTGCTCGATGACGAGTTGCAGGTGGTCCTGGTCTACGGCAATGACGTGCCACGGGTGCTGGAATTGTGCGCAGAAGTCGGCATCGCAGCCGCGCCATCCCTGGAAACCCTGAAAGTGGCGATCCACGTCTGATCCAGACACTGTCAATAAAAAGGAATCCTCGCGACGACCGTCTATCCTGAGGGGGCATATCACTCTTTGGGAGCGTCACCATGGGTTCCACGTTCAACAGCCTGGTTGCCTTGATCATTTTTGTCCTGGACATCTGGGCCATCATCAACGTCTTCAAAAGTAGCGCCGAGACCGGGATGAAAATCATCTGGGTACTGCTGATCGCGCTGTTGCCGGTGCTGGGACTGATCATCTGGGCCATCGCCGGACCACGGGGCAACGTCAAACTCTGAACAGGCGACACGGAACCTGTGGGTACTTCGATGACGAAGGTTCGACCTGTCATGTTCCGCGACGTAGAATGCGCGCCTTTCCCGGTCAATCGAGACACTCGATTGACCATCATGGGCGGGTAACCGTCCGTTGCCACCCGCATTCATCGGAGCACTTCCCATGAGCAACACCACGACCAGCGACTACCTGGAAACCCTCTACGAAGGCTACGGCCAGCGTTTTCGCATGGAAAAACTGCTGCACGAAGTGCGCACCGAGCACCAGCACCTGGTGATCTTCGAGAACCCGCGCATGGGCCGTGTGATGGCGCTGGACGGCGTGATCCAGACCACCGAAGCCGACGAATTCATCTACCACGAAATGCTGACCCACGTGCCGATCCTGGCACACGGCGCTGCCAAGCGCGTGCTGATCATCGGCGGTGGCGACGGCGGCATGCTGCGTGAAGTGGCCAAGCACCGCAGTGTCGAGCACATCACCATGGTCGAGATCGACGGCACCGTGGTCGACATGTGCAAGGAATTCCTGCCGAACCACTCCAAGGGCGCGTTCGATGATCCACGCCTGAACCTGGTGATCGACGACGGCATGCGTTTCGTCGCCACCACCACTGAAAAGTTCGACGTGATCATTTCCGACTCCACCGACCCGATCGGACCGGGTGAAGTGCTGTTCTCGGAAAACTTCTACCAGGCCTGCCACCGTTGCCTGAACGAAGGCGGCATCCTGGTGACCCAGAACGGTACGCCGTTCATGCAGATCGAAGAAGTGAAGACCACCGCCGGTCGCCTGCGCAGCCTGTTCCCCGACTGGCACTTCTATCAGGCCGCTGTGCCGACCTACATCGGTGGCTCGATGACCTTCGCCTGGGGCGCCACCAATACCGCCTATCGCAAGTTGTCCCGCGAAACCCTGCAACAGCGCTTCACGGGCAGCGGCATCGTCACCCGCTACTACAATCCAGAAATCCACATCGGCGCCTTCGCCTTGCCGCAATACGTGTTGCAGGCGGTGAACAAGCCAAGCAACGACTAAAACCCTGTAGGAGCGAGCCTGCTCGCTCCTACATGGATTGCGCTCGACGCAATGGCAGTGGGTGTTGTGAGTCTTTGATTACATCCGCCGACCTATGTAATACGGTGGAACAATTAGCCAGCTAACAGGTCGAGATAGAGGTAGGCCCATTCATGGGTTTTATCGAGGAGGCACCAATGCAAAAGTGGAAAGTCACTTTCGTGGATGATCATGGCGAAACCATCAACGAAGTCTTTGAGTGCATCGAACGCCCGGACTACGAGCACGCCGCCAAGCTCATCAAGGCCCGGCTTCTCCCTGTCGCCGCCGAACTGGATCTGAACGATCTGGAAGGGCGGACCGCCGATGCGTGCGTCAAAGAGCTCAAGTCCCAGAACAGCATTCAAATCCTCGGCATTGCTCCAATCTGAACCACACCTGTCGCATTCACATCCAGGCCTTGGCAGAGGCTCTATCTTGAGGCTACTCTGCAAGCGAGATCAGCGAATGAATCGCTAAGGTCTGGTCTTGTCAGCTCCATGCTTGTTTCCCGCCGGCACATCGGTTGCCGTCGCTCGCGCTGTTCGGTTGCGGGTGAGGGAGTACGGAAAGTCTATCCATCGTTTTGAGGAGGACGTTTCATGAGCACAGCCTATCAAGAAGACATCAGCAGCAGCGTGCTGCGCCGCATGAAAGAAGGCGGTTTTGACTTTTCGCGGTTTCATCCCATCGAGTTCTACGCCATTTTCCCGGACGAGGAGCGGGCACGCAGGGCGGCAGGTCATTTCCACCGTGGTGAATCCCTGGATGCGCAAATCAGTGTGCGTGACGACGGTGCCTGGGCGCTGGAGTTGTGCAAGGTCATGTATGCCACCTACGACGATATCGGCGACTTCGAACAGGGTTTCGAAGCAGTGGTCGAGCCTCTGGGCGGCATTATCGAAGGCTGGGGTGTGAAACAGGAGGTACGAGGGCGACTCGCATAACCTTATGAACAGTGACAACCAGCAATGACGGCTGACCTTCGGGTTGGCCGTTTTCATTTGTGGGCGTTGGACACCAACAAAAAAAAGCCGCCAGGGCAGGCGACTAAAAGGGAAGTTCGGTGAGCTTTTCAGCGAATGCGTGGATTATCCGCACCCGTTGCCGGGCAGTGAAATCAACTCTGACTATGCTGGTGATAGGCGACCACCACGCCTTGCAATGAAGCGGGGGCGATCAGGTTGGGGCATTTACCGCACAGGATTGGTGCGGTGAGTGCGCGTTGATTATCCAACCGATTGAAATTTAAGCGTTTATGCCGATGGCACGGGCCTTGCGAAGGTCTGGACGTCCGAGTGACAAGGAGTACGGCATGATCCGCACCTATTTTGATGAGATGTACGATGCCGGCGGCCAGGTCCGCCCGCATTATCGGGAGTTTGCCCGTTGGCTGGCCGAGACGCCTGACGAGCTTCTGGCACAACGGCGACGCGAGGCCGATCTGTTGTTTCATCGCGCCGGGATTACCTTCACGCTCTACGGGGACGAGCAGGGCACAGAGCGCCTGATTCCCTTCGACACCATCCCCCGCAGCATCCCCGCCAGTGAATGGCGGATTGTCGAGCGCGGCTGCATCCAGCGGGTCAAGGCGTTGAACATGTTCCTCGCCGACCTCTACCACGAACAGCGCATCATCAAGGCCGGCATCATTCCGGCCGAGCAGGTGCTGGCCAACGAGCAGTACCAGTTGGCGATGCAAGGGCTGGATCTGCACCGCGATATCTATTCGCACATCTCCGGCGTCGATCTGGTGCGCGACGGCGACGGCACGTATTACGTGCTCGAAGACAATCTGCGTACGCCGAGCGGCGTCAGCTACATGCTCGAAGACCGCAAGATGATGATGCGCCTGTTCCCCGAGCTGTTCGCGGCGCAACGCATCGCCCCCATCGACCACTACCCGAACCTGCTGCTCGACACCCTGAAGAGCTCAAGCCCCATCGATAACCCGAGCGTGGTGGTGCTGACGCCGGGGCGCTTCAACAGTGCGTTCTTCGAGCATGCGTTCCTGGCGCGGGAAATGGGTGTGGAACTGGTGGAGGGCGCGGACCTGTTCGTGCGTGACGACAAGGTCTACATGCGCACCACCGACGGGCCGAAAGCGGTCGACGTGATTTATCGTCGCCTCGACGACGCCTTCCTCGATCCCCTGGCCTTCAACCCGGAATCGATGCTCGGCGTGCCGGGGCTGCTGTCGTCCTACCGTTCCGGCAACGTGGTGCTGGCCAATGCCATCGGCACGGGGGTGGCGGACGACAAGTCGGTGTATCCGTTCGTTACCGACATGATCCGTTTCTACCTCGATGAAGAGCCGATCCTGAAGAACGTTCCTACGTGGCAATGCCGTAATCCGTCTGAGCTTTCCCACGTGCTGGCCAATCTTCCAGAACTGGTGGTCAAGGAAACCCAAGGCTCCGGCGGGTACGGAATGCTGGTGGGGCCGGCGGCGACGGCAGCGGAAATCGAAGCCTTCCGCGCGCGGATCATCGCCAAGCCCCATGCGTATATCGCGCAACCGACGCTGTCGCTGTCGACCTGTCCGACCTTTGTCGAAAACGGCATTGCGCCACGCCATATCGACCTGCGGCCGTTTGTCCTGTCGGGTCGTGAAACCCGGGTCGTGCCCGGCGGCTTGACCCGTGTCGCCCTGCGCGAAGGCTCCCTGGTGGTCAATTCCTCCCAGGGCGGCGGAACCAAGGACACCTGGGTGGTCGAGGATTAAAGGAAGCCTGTCATGTTAAGTAGAACTGCCTCGGATTTGTATTGGATGTCGCGTTACCTGGAGCGGGCGGAAAACCTCGCCCGGATGCTCGATATCAGCTATTCGCTGTCGCTGATGCCGCAGGACGGTCGTGGCGACGGTTTGCACGAACTGGCCATGCCGCTGTTGATCACCGGTACCCTGGACGATTACCTGGAGCGCCATGGCGAACTGCATGCCGAACGGCTGCTGCATTTCTTCGCCCTGGATGCGGCCAACCCGGCGAGCATCTACAGTTGCCTCGGTGCCGCACGGGCCAGCGCCCATGCGGTGCGTGGGCGGATCACCGCCGACATGTGGGAAAACATCAACGCCACCTGGCTGGAAATTCGCGGCATCGCCGAGCAGGGGCTGAGTCGCTACGGCATGAGCCGTTTCTGCGAGTGGATCAAGGAACGTTCCCACCTGTTCCGGGGCGCGTCCTACGGCACCATCATGCGTAACGATGCGTTTCGCTTCATTCGTCTGGGGACCTTTATCGAGCGGGCGGACAACACCTTGCGCCTGCTCGATGCCCGCTACGAAATGGCCGGCGACCAGGCCGAAGCGGTCAGCGATGGCACCGCTCACGCGTATTACCAATGGAGCGCGTTGCTGCGGGCGTTGTCGTCGTTCGAGGCCTATACGGAAATCTACCGCGACGCCCCCGGCGCCCGGCATGTGGCGGAGTTGCTGTTGCTGCGGGCCGATGTGCCGCGATCCCTGCGTGCCTGCACCGAAGAAATCGACCAGATCCTTGCGCAATTGCCGGGGGCCAACGGCCGTCCCGCACAACGCCTGGCGGCAGAAATGGACGCACGCCTGCGCTACACCGGCATCCATGAAATTCTCGAAGAAGGCCTGCACGCCTGGCTGACCGAGTTCATCCCGCTGGTGCGCCAGTTGGGTAACGCGATTCACAGTTCTTATCTGGAGGCGGCATGAGACTTTCCATTAGCCACGAGACCACCTATCACTACGAAGACAAGGTGCGGGCGAGCATCCAGTATCTGCGCCTGACTCCCCACGACAGCGAGCGACAGCACGTGCTCAGCTGGCAGCTCGACCTGCCGCGTCCGGTGCGGGCGCAACTCGATCCGTTCGGCAACATCCTGCATGTGCTGACCATGGACGAGCCCCACGAGGCGATCATCATTGGCGCCCGTGGCCAGGTCGATATCGACGAATGGCGTGAGGCCGAACACGAGAGCCAGTCGGCACTGCCGTTTCTGCGCTTTACCCGTTTGACCGAAGCCGACGCCGCCCTGCGGGCGTTCGCCGAGAAGGAGTGCAAGCAACGCCGCGATCGCACGGCGCTGATCGATCTGATGCATGGCCTCAACCAGCATATGACCTACACGCCGGGTTCCACGGAAGTGGATACCAGCGCGGCCCAGGCCTTTGCCGGAGGCGCAGGCGTGTGTCAGGACCACACCCACGCGTTTCTCGCCTGCACCCGCAGCATGGGCATTCCAGCGCGTTATGTGTCGGGCTATCTGTACAGCGAAAGCAGCGAGCACCTGGCCAGCCACGCCTGGGCCGAAGCCTGGCTGGATGACGCCTGGTACAGCTTCGACGTGACCAATGAACTGGCCCGGCCGGAACGCCACCTGAAACTGGCAGTGGGCTTGGATTACCTGGATGCCTGCCCGGTGCGCGGGATGCGTCGGGGTGGCGGGTGTGAGCAGATGCACGCCAAGGTGCTGGTTTCACCGACGCCCGCGCCGGTGATTTCAGTGCAGCAGCAATAACGGAAACACCGCCGAACCCTGTAGGAGCGAGCCTGCTCGCGATGGCGTCATGTCAGTCAATACTTCGCTGGCTGACACACCGCTATCGCGAGCAGGCTCGCTCCTACAGGTAAATGCATCACGGCTTCACCTTGCGCCCGACCATATGCTTCAAATACCCCACCAGCATCTGCAGATCACCATCCGGCAACACCTCGGTCGAGAACCCGGGCATCTTCGCCTGTGGCCACTGGCGCAAACTCTGTGGATCGCGAATGTAGCGCTTGAGGAAGTCCGCGCCGAAGTATTCGGTCGGGTTGTACGGAATATTCAGGTCCGGCCCGAATTGCGCATCCCCGGCGCCATTGAGTCGATGACACGCCAGGCAGTTCTTCTGGAACAACGCAAATCCCTTGTTCACCGGATCTTCCGCCTTCAAGGCCGGATCGGGCAGCAGGGCAGGGAAGCGCTCGGCCACGGGCGCCAGGCGTTTGATGCTCGCCACCTGGAACGGCCATTGCTCGGGGCTGATGTTGCCGGCCTGCGGATTGCTCCAGACCAGATAGAACGGCCCGGCGCCCGGCTTGCCTTCCGATAGCGGTGGCCAGGGTTTGGCCGGGTCTTCGATTGCCAGCCACGCCTGTGCACCCTGGGTATTGAGCAACGGCGCTGCGGCCATTTCGGCGGCAAAGCCGTCCAGGGCCACGGCCTGCAGGTGGTCCTCAGGCTTGATGCCGGTCAGCAGTGCGGACAGCGGCACGGCGCGGTAACTCATGTCCCGCTTGTACGAAACGTCGTTGCTGATGTTGATGGTTTGAACCTGAGGATGCTTGAGCAATTGCTCGGTCTGCCAGGTGCGACTGTTCGCGCCCAGCTCCAGGTTCAGCTGTGCGGCATAGAGGGGCGAGCCGAACAGCATGGCCCCGAACAGAATGAGCATTTTCAAGTGATCGCCGTCCATGTCGTGCAAGTGCCGCAAGATTGGCACAGCCACGCTGGCCCGGGTAGCGGGCCAGTCACATTTTGAGAGTGGCAATTCAAAAACTGTGACGCCGTATCTTTTAGACGCGACTAGCCGATGACCTTGGTCAGGTTCGGCAATATCAACAACAGCGTGGTGGCGAAAAGGATTAGCCCGGCTTGACGTACTTTCGATTGTTTGAACATGGCTTGACCGCCTTTTTTGTTATTTCCTGATGCCTGCCCGCATAGCTCCATGATGGCAGCGCGTTGCACTTCCTGTAGTGACGAGCGCCTCGGCAAAACCCGACGACAACTTCGTACAAGTTCACCTTAGAGCCCGCGTTAAGCTTGGCTTAGATCCATTTCGTATGGTGTTCTTTAAATTGGCTTTAAAAAAGGCATGAGGCCTATTGCCAGCTTCTTTGGCACCCGTTGGCTAGACAGCTTGCTGTCCTGAACCGGTTAATCCGGTAGCTGACTACCGTCCGTCTGAGCGTGAGCGTCAACGTCTGTGAGCGCTGCGGTCATTGAATCAAACGCGGCTCGGGCCAAGAGTGGGCACTCGGTATTTACCCACCTGCACTACGGTTCGAGGACGTCATGACCCAAGCATTGATTTTCGACGCGTTACGCACGCCCCGTGGCAAAGGCAAGGCCGATGGCGCCTTGCACAGCGTCAAACCGGTGAACCTGGTTGCCGGTTTGCTCACTGCGCTGCAACAGCGCACGGCGCTGGACACCAGCCAGGTCGATGATGTGGTGCTCGGCTGCGTGACACCGGTTGGCGATCAAGGTTCCGACATCGCCAAGACCGCCGCTCAGGTGGCCGATTGGGATGTCAGCGTGGCGGGAGTACAGATCAACCGTTTCTGTGCTTCGGGGCTGGAGGCCGTGAACCTCGGTGCGATGAAAGTGCGTTCCGGCTTCGAAGACCTGGTGGTGGTCGGTGGTGTCGAGTCGATGTCCCGGGTGCCGATGGGCAGCGATGGCGGGGCCTGGGCGCTGGACCCGGCGACCAACCTGCACAGTCACTTCACGCCACAGGGCGTGGGTGCCGACCTGATCGCCACCCTTGAAGGCTTCAGCCGTCAGGACGTCGATGCCTACGCCCTGCATTCCCAGCAAAAGGCTGCGCGGGCGCGGGCCGACGGCTCGTTCAACAAGTCGCTGGTGCCGGTGCAGGACCAGAACGGCATCATCCTGCTCGATCACGATGAGTTCATCCGCGCCGAATCGACCCTGGAGGGGCTGGGCAAGCTCAAGCCGAGCTTCGAGATGATGGGGCAGATGGGCTTCGATGCCACCGCGCTGCGGGTCTACAGCCATGTCGAGCGGATCAACCATGTGCACACCCCCGGCAACAGCTCCGGGATTGTCGATGGCGCGGCACTGATGCTCATCGGCTCCGAAGCCAAGGGCCGGGCGCTGGGCTTGCAGCCCCGGGCGCGGATTGTCGCCTCGGCAGTCACCAGCACCGATCCGACCATCATGCTCACCGGCCCCGCGCCGGCGACCCGCAAGGCGTTGGCCAAGGCCGGGCTGCGGGTCGAAGACATCGATCTGTTCGAGGTCAACGAGGCGTTTGCGTCGGTGGTGTTGAAATTCATCAAGGACATGGCCGTCGATCCGGACAAGGTCAATGTCAACGGCGGCTCAATCGCCATGGGTCACCCGCTGGGCGCCACCGGTTGCGCCATTCTCGGCACGCTGCTCGATGAACTGGAAGCCCGACGCTTGCGTTATGGCCTCGCGACCCTGTGTGTCGGCGGCGGCATGGGCATTGCCACCATCATCGAACGCCTCTGAGCCTGGACTTCAAGGAACCCTAGTTATGAACGAAGCCATTCGTTACGAAAAAGGCCAGGACCAGATCGTTGTCCTGACCATCGACATGCCGGGCCAGAGCGCCAACACCATGAACGCGGTGTACCGCGAGGCCATGGCGGACTGCGTTGCGCGCCTGGTAGCCGACAAGGACCGCATCGCTGGTGTGATCATCACCTCGGCCAAGAAGACTTTCTTCGCAGGCGGCGACCTCAATGAACTGATCAAGGTCGGCAAACCCCAGGCCAAGGCCTTCTACGACATGGTGCTGAGCCTCAAGGGCCAATTGCGCACCCTGGAAACCCTCGGCAAGCCTGTGGTCGCGGCGATCAATGGCGCAGCATTGGGCGGCGGCTGGGAAATCTGCCTGGCCTGTCATCATCGCGTGGCGCTGGACAACCCGTCAGTGCAACTCGGCTTGCCGGAAGTTACCCTCGGCCTGCTGCCGGGCGGCGGCGGCGTGGTGCGCATGGTGCGCATGTTCGGCCTGGAAAAAGCCCTGCCTTATCTGCTTGAAGGCAAGAGGCTGCGACCGCAACAGGCGTTGCAGGCAGGATTGATCGACGCGCTGGCGAGCGATCACGAAGACTTGCTGGCCAAGGC includes these proteins:
- a CDS encoding long-chain-acyl-CoA synthetase — its product is MSRTSNDTITWGMMLRKLPSIAKAIPRVVKGMKAANVKDPTQACGLGWSFEQATLRNPDGPALLQGDVTLSYSEVNQWANRIAHHLIGQGIGKGDVVAVFIENRPELLVTILAVAKVGAISALLNTSQTRDTLVHSVNLVAPVAIIVGEELVPAYLAVRDRVSIKADRTWFVADQDTSRQPGIAPEGFINLMTVSLDDASDNPASSRQIFFDDPCFYIYTSGTTGLPKAGVFKHGRWMRSSASFGMIALDMRPDDVVYCTLPLYHATGLCVCWGSAVSGASGFAIRRKFSASQFWNDARKYRATTIGYVGELCRYLVDQPLCADDSRHDVKKMIGNGLRPGAWYEFKTRFAVNHICELYAASDGNIGFTNILNFDNTIGFSLMSWELVAYDHDSGAPIRQANGLMRKVAKGEQGLLLAKIDDKAPLDGYTDPQKTAKVVLEDVFEKGDRYFNTGDLLRNIGFGHAQFVDRLGDTYRWKGENVSTTEVENILLQHPLISEAVAYGVEIRNTNGRAGMAAITPAESLATLDFSELLAFAREQMPAYAVPLFLRVKVKMETTGTFKYQKTRLKDEAFDPGKTGDDPIYAWLPGTQTYVQVTEQLLSDIHGGKYRY
- a CDS encoding ankyrin repeat domain-containing protein: MSDKSRQMTPEEAAEFTEQVFNKAREGDAAMMAALLTKGLPPNLRNHKGDTLLMLAAYHGHVDTVKVLLEHKADPEIRNDNGQSPIAGAAFKGDLAVIKALVDGGAQVEGSSFDGRTALMMAAMFNRVEVVDYLISKGADPKAKDANGITALEAAKTMGASDTVAQLEKLIG
- a CDS encoding PLD nuclease N-terminal domain-containing protein; the encoded protein is MGSTFNSLVALIIFVLDIWAIINVFKSSAETGMKIIWVLLIALLPVLGLIIWAIAGPRGNVKL
- the speE gene encoding polyamine aminopropyltransferase, with the translated sequence MSNTTTSDYLETLYEGYGQRFRMEKLLHEVRTEHQHLVIFENPRMGRVMALDGVIQTTEADEFIYHEMLTHVPILAHGAAKRVLIIGGGDGGMLREVAKHRSVEHITMVEIDGTVVDMCKEFLPNHSKGAFDDPRLNLVIDDGMRFVATTTEKFDVIISDSTDPIGPGEVLFSENFYQACHRCLNEGGILVTQNGTPFMQIEEVKTTAGRLRSLFPDWHFYQAAVPTYIGGSMTFAWGATNTAYRKLSRETLQQRFTGSGIVTRYYNPEIHIGAFALPQYVLQAVNKPSND
- a CDS encoding ribonuclease E inhibitor RraB, with protein sequence MSTAYQEDISSSVLRRMKEGGFDFSRFHPIEFYAIFPDEERARRAAGHFHRGESLDAQISVRDDGAWALELCKVMYATYDDIGDFEQGFEAVVEPLGGIIEGWGVKQEVRGRLA
- a CDS encoding circularly permuted type 2 ATP-grasp protein — translated: MIRTYFDEMYDAGGQVRPHYREFARWLAETPDELLAQRRREADLLFHRAGITFTLYGDEQGTERLIPFDTIPRSIPASEWRIVERGCIQRVKALNMFLADLYHEQRIIKAGIIPAEQVLANEQYQLAMQGLDLHRDIYSHISGVDLVRDGDGTYYVLEDNLRTPSGVSYMLEDRKMMMRLFPELFAAQRIAPIDHYPNLLLDTLKSSSPIDNPSVVVLTPGRFNSAFFEHAFLAREMGVELVEGADLFVRDDKVYMRTTDGPKAVDVIYRRLDDAFLDPLAFNPESMLGVPGLLSSYRSGNVVLANAIGTGVADDKSVYPFVTDMIRFYLDEEPILKNVPTWQCRNPSELSHVLANLPELVVKETQGSGGYGMLVGPAATAAEIEAFRARIIAKPHAYIAQPTLSLSTCPTFVENGIAPRHIDLRPFVLSGRETRVVPGGLTRVALREGSLVVNSSQGGGTKDTWVVED
- a CDS encoding alpha-E domain-containing protein yields the protein MLSRTASDLYWMSRYLERAENLARMLDISYSLSLMPQDGRGDGLHELAMPLLITGTLDDYLERHGELHAERLLHFFALDAANPASIYSCLGAARASAHAVRGRITADMWENINATWLEIRGIAEQGLSRYGMSRFCEWIKERSHLFRGASYGTIMRNDAFRFIRLGTFIERADNTLRLLDARYEMAGDQAEAVSDGTAHAYYQWSALLRALSSFEAYTEIYRDAPGARHVAELLLLRADVPRSLRACTEEIDQILAQLPGANGRPAQRLAAEMDARLRYTGIHEILEEGLHAWLTEFIPLVRQLGNAIHSSYLEAA
- a CDS encoding transglutaminase family protein encodes the protein MRLSISHETTYHYEDKVRASIQYLRLTPHDSERQHVLSWQLDLPRPVRAQLDPFGNILHVLTMDEPHEAIIIGARGQVDIDEWREAEHESQSALPFLRFTRLTEADAALRAFAEKECKQRRDRTALIDLMHGLNQHMTYTPGSTEVDTSAAQAFAGGAGVCQDHTHAFLACTRSMGIPARYVSGYLYSESSEHLASHAWAEAWLDDAWYSFDVTNELARPERHLKLAVGLDYLDACPVRGMRRGGGCEQMHAKVLVSPTPAPVISVQQQ
- a CDS encoding cytochrome c — translated: MDGDHLKMLILFGAMLFGSPLYAAQLNLELGANSRTWQTEQLLKHPQVQTINISNDVSYKRDMSYRAVPLSALLTGIKPEDHLQAVALDGFAAEMAAAPLLNTQGAQAWLAIEDPAKPWPPLSEGKPGAGPFYLVWSNPQAGNISPEQWPFQVASIKRLAPVAERFPALLPDPALKAEDPVNKGFALFQKNCLACHRLNGAGDAQFGPDLNIPYNPTEYFGADFLKRYIRDPQSLRQWPQAKMPGFSTEVLPDGDLQMLVGYLKHMVGRKVKP
- a CDS encoding acetyl-CoA C-acetyltransferase, which translates into the protein MTQALIFDALRTPRGKGKADGALHSVKPVNLVAGLLTALQQRTALDTSQVDDVVLGCVTPVGDQGSDIAKTAAQVADWDVSVAGVQINRFCASGLEAVNLGAMKVRSGFEDLVVVGGVESMSRVPMGSDGGAWALDPATNLHSHFTPQGVGADLIATLEGFSRQDVDAYALHSQQKAARARADGSFNKSLVPVQDQNGIILLDHDEFIRAESTLEGLGKLKPSFEMMGQMGFDATALRVYSHVERINHVHTPGNSSGIVDGAALMLIGSEAKGRALGLQPRARIVASAVTSTDPTIMLTGPAPATRKALAKAGLRVEDIDLFEVNEAFASVVLKFIKDMAVDPDKVNVNGGSIAMGHPLGATGCAILGTLLDELEARRLRYGLATLCVGGGMGIATIIERL